In a single window of the Longimicrobiaceae bacterium genome:
- a CDS encoding MFS transporter, with protein MTGADTRVRERRAGYRRPLLTAGILFIAFNLRPTLASVGPLVDQIQAETGVSHAALGLLTTLPLLAFAFVSNLAPAVTAQLGFGGALAVSLGLIATGGLARAFGSPALLFGGTALLGIGIALGNVLLPALVKRDFAHRSGFMTSMYSSVMAVGATIAAAISFPLSVRIGWRGVLAAWALPAVLALSVWLPQLKASPEPKEAGRTISGGRDSIWRSRLAWEVAAFMGLQSMTFYVLLAWLPDLLQDGGMTPATAGFMLALSQATGIAGSALVPVAAGRLRDQRGMVWLLGVLEGVALTGLIYDAVSPLTVVWVAIIGVALGGTFGLALLFLVLRSPDTETTTRLSGMAQSIGYAIAAVGPVIAGFLFDLTARWLIPMLFLVLVWVAKVSAGLRAGSARTIGREG; from the coding sequence ATGACAGGGGCAGACACCCGGGTGCGGGAACGACGCGCGGGCTATCGCCGGCCCCTGCTCACGGCCGGTATCCTCTTCATTGCCTTCAACCTCCGCCCGACCCTGGCGAGCGTGGGGCCTCTGGTGGACCAGATCCAGGCGGAGACCGGGGTCTCGCACGCCGCGCTCGGCCTGCTGACCACGCTGCCGCTGCTCGCCTTCGCGTTCGTGTCCAATCTCGCACCCGCAGTCACCGCCCAACTCGGGTTCGGCGGCGCGCTCGCGGTTTCCCTGGGGCTGATCGCCACCGGCGGCCTGGCGCGCGCCTTCGGATCGCCGGCCCTTCTCTTCGGCGGCACCGCACTGCTGGGGATCGGCATCGCCCTCGGCAACGTCCTCCTCCCTGCTCTGGTCAAGCGGGATTTCGCCCACCGGTCAGGCTTCATGACCAGCATGTACTCCAGCGTCATGGCGGTGGGCGCCACCATCGCCGCGGCGATCAGCTTCCCGCTGAGCGTGCGCATCGGTTGGCGGGGCGTGCTGGCCGCTTGGGCGCTGCCCGCCGTACTCGCCCTGAGCGTGTGGCTCCCCCAACTCAAGGCAAGCCCAGAGCCGAAGGAGGCGGGTCGTACCATCTCGGGCGGGAGGGATTCGATCTGGCGGTCGCGCCTGGCGTGGGAGGTCGCGGCCTTCATGGGGCTGCAGTCGATGACCTTCTACGTGCTGCTCGCCTGGCTCCCCGACCTGCTGCAGGACGGCGGGATGACGCCGGCGACCGCGGGCTTCATGCTCGCTCTCTCGCAGGCCACCGGCATAGCGGGCTCGGCGCTGGTCCCGGTCGCCGCCGGCCGGCTGCGTGACCAGCGCGGCATGGTCTGGCTGCTCGGCGTTTTGGAGGGCGTCGCGCTGACAGGGCTGATCTACGATGCGGTATCCCCGCTCACTGTGGTGTGGGTGGCCATCATCGGCGTGGCTCTGGGCGGCACCTTCGGGCTGGCGCTGCTCTTCCTGGTGCTCCGCTCACCCGACACGGAGACCACCACGCGGCTCTCCGGCATGGCCCAATCGATCGGCTACGCCATCGCGGCGGTCGGACCGGTGATCGCCGGCTTCCTCTTCGACCTGACCGCCAGGTGGCTGATCCCGATGCTGTTCCTGGTATTGGTCTGGGTGGCCAAGGTGAGCGCCGGGCTACGAGCGGGGAGCGCCCGGACGATCGGGAGGGAGGGGTGA
- a CDS encoding NADP-dependent isocitrate dehydrogenase has protein sequence MTKSPPIIYTWTDEAPALATHAFLPTVRAFAGATGVPVETRDISLAGRVLAAFSDLLPEHQRVSDDLAELGRLVKTPEANIIKLPNISASIPQLRACIEELRGKGYDLPDYPDEPSTDQEKEIRARYDRVKGSAVNPVLREGNSDRRAPRSVKEFARSNPPRMKPWSPESKTHVATMDAGDFRHNERSITLREPTTVRIEHVSRDGTVTVLRESLPLEAGEVLDTTFMSRRRLVEFLERQVEEARAQGILFSLHLKATMMKVSDPIIFGHAVRVYFRDVFEKHAERFRRLGVNPNDGFGDVVRKIAALPENERAEVEADIRAVYERGPALAMVNSDKGITNLHVPSDIIIDASMPPMIRDGGKMWNAAGELQDTKAVIPDSSYAPIYQAMIEDCKANGQFDPATMGSVSNVGLMAQKAEEYGSHDKTFEIPSDGVVRVVDAAGNVLSETEVEAGDIWRACQTKDVAVRDWVKLAVNRARATGVPAVFWLDRDRAHDAELIRKVEEYLKEHDLEGLQIEIMAPAEAMKFSLERIRRGEDTISVTGNVLRDYLTDLFPILEIGTSARMLSIVPLLAGGGLFETGAGGSAPKHVQQFLEEGYLRWDSLGEYMALAASLQHLSERFDNAGAHVLAETLDDATARYLKEGKEPARKLGQIDNRGSTFYLTMYWAQALAAQTDDPALAEKFRPVAEALAENERKIVADLIGAQGSPQNIGGYYLPDPQLTAAAMRPSATLNGIIDGI, from the coding sequence ATGACGAAGTCGCCCCCGATCATCTATACCTGGACGGACGAGGCACCGGCCCTTGCCACCCACGCCTTCCTCCCCACAGTGCGCGCCTTCGCCGGTGCAACCGGCGTGCCCGTGGAGACCCGGGACATCTCCCTGGCCGGCCGAGTGCTCGCCGCCTTTTCCGACCTCCTTCCCGAGCATCAGCGTGTCTCCGACGACCTGGCGGAGCTCGGGCGCCTGGTGAAGACGCCGGAAGCGAACATCATCAAGCTTCCCAACATCAGCGCCTCGATTCCGCAGCTTCGTGCCTGCATCGAGGAGCTGCGCGGGAAGGGCTACGACCTGCCCGACTATCCGGACGAGCCCTCCACGGACCAGGAGAAGGAGATACGGGCGCGCTACGACCGGGTCAAGGGAAGCGCCGTGAACCCGGTCCTGCGCGAGGGGAACTCCGACCGCCGCGCGCCGCGCTCGGTAAAGGAATTCGCGCGCAGCAATCCCCCGCGCATGAAGCCGTGGTCTCCCGAGTCGAAGACCCACGTCGCCACCATGGATGCGGGAGACTTCCGCCACAACGAACGGTCGATCACCCTCCGCGAGCCGACCACGGTGCGGATCGAGCACGTGTCCCGGGACGGAACAGTCACCGTGCTGCGCGAATCGCTCCCCCTGGAGGCGGGCGAGGTCCTGGACACCACCTTCATGAGCCGCAGGCGGCTCGTCGAGTTCCTCGAGCGTCAGGTGGAAGAGGCTCGCGCACAGGGGATCCTCTTCTCCCTGCACCTGAAGGCCACGATGATGAAGGTTTCCGACCCCATCATCTTCGGTCACGCAGTGCGCGTGTACTTCCGAGACGTGTTCGAAAAACACGCGGAGCGCTTCCGCCGCCTCGGGGTGAACCCGAACGACGGCTTCGGAGACGTCGTCCGCAAGATCGCCGCTCTCCCGGAGAACGAGCGCGCGGAGGTGGAGGCGGACATCCGCGCGGTGTACGAACGCGGACCGGCGCTCGCCATGGTGAACTCCGACAAGGGGATCACCAACCTGCACGTCCCCAGCGACATCATCATCGACGCCTCCATGCCGCCGATGATCCGCGACGGCGGGAAGATGTGGAACGCGGCGGGAGAGCTGCAGGACACCAAGGCGGTGATCCCCGATTCGAGCTACGCCCCCATCTACCAGGCGATGATCGAGGATTGCAAGGCGAACGGGCAGTTCGATCCCGCCACCATGGGGAGCGTGTCGAACGTGGGGCTGATGGCGCAGAAGGCGGAGGAGTACGGCTCGCACGATAAGACCTTCGAGATCCCGAGCGACGGCGTGGTGCGCGTGGTCGACGCCGCCGGGAACGTCCTGTCCGAGACGGAGGTCGAAGCGGGGGACATCTGGCGCGCCTGCCAGACCAAGGACGTGGCGGTGCGCGACTGGGTGAAGCTGGCCGTCAACCGCGCCCGGGCCACCGGCGTCCCGGCGGTCTTCTGGCTCGACCGCGACCGCGCCCACGATGCCGAGCTGATCCGCAAGGTGGAGGAGTACCTGAAGGAGCACGATCTGGAGGGGCTACAGATCGAGATCATGGCGCCGGCGGAGGCGATGAAGTTCTCGCTGGAGCGGATCCGTCGCGGCGAAGACACGATCTCGGTGACGGGCAACGTGCTCCGCGATTACCTGACCGATCTCTTCCCCATTCTCGAGATCGGGACCAGCGCGCGCATGCTCTCGATCGTTCCGCTGCTCGCCGGCGGCGGCCTCTTCGAGACCGGCGCGGGTGGCTCCGCGCCGAAGCACGTGCAGCAGTTCCTCGAGGAGGGGTACCTGCGCTGGGATTCGCTCGGCGAGTACATGGCGCTGGCCGCCTCGTTGCAGCACCTGAGCGAGCGCTTCGACAACGCGGGCGCCCACGTGCTGGCCGAGACCCTCGACGACGCGACCGCGCGCTATCTGAAGGAAGGCAAGGAGCCCGCGCGCAAGCTCGGCCAGATCGACAACCGCGGCAGCACCTTCTACCTGACCATGTACTGGGCGCAGGCGCTGGCCGCCCAGACCGACGATCCGGCGCTGGCGGAGAAGTTCCGGCCCGTGGCGGAAGCTCTGGCGGAGAACGAGCGGAAGATCGTGGCCGACCTGATCGGGGCGCAGGGCTCCCCGCAGAACATCGGGGGCTATTACCTGCCCGATCCGCAGCTGACCGCCGCGGCGATGCGGCCGAGCGCGACGCTGAACGGGATTATCGACGGGATTTGA
- a CDS encoding DUF4382 domain-containing protein: MKQIFLRSLSLVALPLLLAACNSQSTGPVAEGDARLSLLLTDAPGDLRAAVVTISDIYLQGGDATGRIYLRQDDPVTTDLLSLANDVVELVDDHEIPAGRYSQLRFVISGAYIELEDSDGGTTVYATSPDYEGLPAGVEVDGELQCPSCAQSGFKVLLGPVNGDHTGGDAEEVDDVEVVLEGEETLLVDFDVSRSFGHEAGNSGKWVMRPTLKATRLVTAAEVVVNLGLDDPELPLPELEGAPLGLTSFTATLTPAGGGDPRTAELTDADGDGVYEARFGYLFPGEYSVGLVGPEGIAFLTNATLPVAVEVSEGGEATVDLRLTEITLGE, from the coding sequence GTGAAGCAAATTTTCCTCAGAAGTCTTTCGCTCGTGGCCCTGCCGCTCCTGCTGGCGGCCTGCAACAGCCAGAGCACCGGGCCGGTTGCGGAAGGGGATGCGCGACTCTCGCTACTCCTCACCGACGCACCTGGCGACCTGCGAGCCGCCGTGGTGACGATCAGCGACATCTACCTGCAGGGGGGAGACGCCACCGGCCGCATCTACCTGCGCCAAGACGACCCGGTCACCACCGACCTGCTGTCGCTCGCGAACGACGTGGTCGAGCTGGTCGACGACCACGAGATTCCGGCGGGGCGGTATTCGCAGCTGCGCTTCGTGATCAGCGGGGCGTACATCGAGCTGGAAGACTCTGACGGGGGAACGACGGTCTACGCGACCTCTCCCGACTATGAGGGCCTGCCGGCGGGCGTCGAGGTGGACGGGGAGCTGCAGTGTCCAAGCTGCGCGCAGAGCGGGTTCAAGGTTCTGCTCGGTCCGGTCAACGGCGACCATACCGGGGGAGATGCGGAGGAGGTAGACGACGTCGAGGTGGTCCTGGAGGGCGAAGAGACGCTGCTCGTCGACTTCGACGTCTCGCGGAGCTTCGGGCACGAGGCGGGCAATTCCGGCAAGTGGGTGATGAGGCCGACGCTCAAGGCCACGCGGTTGGTCACGGCGGCCGAGGTAGTCGTGAACCTGGGCCTGGATGATCCGGAGCTGCCGCTTCCCGAGCTCGAGGGCGCGCCGCTGGGTCTGACAAGTTTCACGGCGACGCTCACGCCGGCTGGCGGCGGCGATCCCCGGACGGCCGAGCTCACCGACGCGGATGGGGATGGCGTGTACGAGGCGCGGTTCGGCTATCTGTTCCCCGGCGAGTACTCCGTCGGCCTGGTCGGGCCGGAGGGAATCGCCTTCCTCACCAACGCCACGCTGCCGGTTGCGGTAGAGGTTTCCGAGGGTGGTGAAGCCACCGTGGACCTGCGGCTCACCGAGATCACCCTGGGGGAATAG
- a CDS encoding RNA polymerase sigma factor, translating into MALAVSTEFWSSSSPEVPPESGPEDTDAELVARVLAGERECYAELVRRYQDRFFRHALGMLGTADAAADLTQDCLIRAYTRLSTCADPARFGAWAFRILRNGCLDYLKDRRRNAVPIEDELVVGISEEDPMLSLEQAEIRGAVFRALEAIPPAQREAFLMKHVEEASYEEMAERLGASISALKMRVKRAREALQVLLASELKSDL; encoded by the coding sequence ATGGCTTTGGCGGTGTCAACGGAGTTCTGGTCGTCGTCCAGTCCTGAAGTGCCACCGGAATCGGGGCCTGAAGACACGGACGCAGAACTCGTAGCTCGCGTTCTTGCGGGTGAACGTGAGTGCTACGCCGAGCTCGTCCGCCGCTACCAGGACAGGTTTTTCCGGCACGCGCTGGGAATGCTCGGCACCGCCGACGCCGCAGCGGATCTCACGCAGGACTGTCTGATCCGCGCCTACACACGGCTCTCGACCTGTGCCGATCCCGCCCGCTTTGGAGCCTGGGCCTTTCGCATCCTGCGAAACGGCTGCCTCGACTATCTAAAGGATCGCCGTCGGAATGCCGTTCCTATAGAAGACGAGCTCGTCGTCGGCATCTCCGAGGAGGATCCGATGCTCTCACTCGAGCAGGCCGAGATCCGCGGCGCCGTCTTCCGAGCCCTGGAAGCGATTCCTCCGGCGCAGCGCGAAGCCTTCCTCATGAAGCACGTGGAGGAAGCTTCCTACGAAGAGATGGCGGAGCGGTTGGGTGCCTCCATCAGTGCCCTGAAGATGCGGGTCAAGCGAGCCCGCGAAGCCCTGCAGGTACTCCTCGCCAGCGAGCTCAAGTCCGATTTGTGA
- a CDS encoding glycogen-binding domain-containing protein, giving the protein MKRLPFLAGGWILLVLRSFAAGEAEGQGWIVDASAGAAEYDALPEEVGSVNAIVGVQRDGPVWMSVAGGVPLDSTAIPWAAGAVGSKLSRWLGNWEMGVEASVLGFGYRVSELGSTGVGATLSGLPFVAYSLGPARVEARSGVSHYTWAFDDSSASRTLYDSSLRGALSVNPSLGLVAEGRLVSAAEGVYPYASAGVQFNGERGRAWLSAGRWMAENLDQGGWSIGGQVNLSPRVAAHASFAREADDPLYWNGPRTIWRIGMSRRLGSRNLAPSALPPPEDFQTTEGSVVLRVEADEVDLDKDGGALAVAGDFTSWKPVPMTFRDGAWELSVHLPPGIYHYAFQLPDGSWFLPESIRNRVDDGFGGVNGVLVVVQS; this is encoded by the coding sequence GTGAAGCGGTTGCCATTCCTGGCGGGCGGATGGATCCTCCTGGTTCTGAGGTCGTTCGCGGCTGGGGAGGCGGAGGGGCAGGGGTGGATCGTGGACGCCTCGGCGGGAGCCGCCGAGTACGATGCGCTGCCCGAGGAGGTCGGTAGCGTCAACGCCATCGTAGGCGTGCAGCGGGATGGACCGGTGTGGATGTCGGTGGCGGGAGGTGTCCCGCTCGATTCGACCGCCATTCCCTGGGCGGCGGGAGCGGTGGGAAGCAAATTATCCCGCTGGCTGGGCAACTGGGAGATGGGTGTGGAAGCCTCGGTGTTGGGCTTCGGCTACCGCGTCTCCGAGCTCGGCTCGACCGGGGTGGGCGCTACCCTATCGGGGTTGCCGTTCGTGGCGTACTCGCTCGGACCCGCCCGGGTGGAGGCGCGGTCGGGCGTGTCCCACTACACCTGGGCGTTCGACGACAGCAGCGCCTCGCGCACGCTCTACGACAGCTCGCTGCGAGGTGCCTTGTCGGTCAACCCCTCTCTGGGTCTCGTTGCGGAAGGGAGGCTGGTTTCCGCGGCCGAGGGAGTGTATCCCTATGCGAGCGCCGGCGTGCAGTTCAACGGCGAGCGGGGTAGGGCATGGCTGAGCGCCGGGCGGTGGATGGCCGAGAACCTGGATCAGGGGGGCTGGTCGATCGGCGGGCAGGTGAATCTGTCGCCGCGGGTGGCCGCACACGCCTCCTTCGCCCGCGAGGCTGACGATCCGCTATATTGGAACGGGCCGCGCACGATCTGGCGGATCGGGATGAGCCGCCGGCTGGGTAGCCGGAACCTCGCCCCGAGCGCGCTGCCTCCTCCCGAAGACTTCCAGACGACGGAAGGGAGTGTCGTCCTGCGGGTGGAAGCGGACGAGGTCGATCTCGACAAGGACGGCGGGGCCCTGGCAGTTGCCGGCGACTTCACCAGTTGGAAGCCGGTTCCGATGACCTTCCGGGACGGAGCGTGGGAGCTCAGCGTCCACCTTCCGCCTGGCATCTATCACTATGCTTTCCAGCTCCCCGACGGGAGCTGGTTCCTCCCCGAGTCGATCCGGAATCGGGTCGACGATGGCTTTGGCGGTGTCAACGGAGTTCTGGTCGTCGTCCAGTCCTGA
- a CDS encoding YciI family protein, whose translation MRVMVLIKATAESEAGVMPEERLLREMGDFNEQLVRAGIMLAGEGLKPSSEGKRVHFSGDKRTVIDGPFAETKELIAGFWLWQVSSIEEAVEWVKRIPNPTGEESIVEIRPVFETEDFAEVDPTGEVRAQEQRLRAEMEGR comes from the coding sequence ATGCGCGTCATGGTACTGATCAAGGCGACGGCGGAGTCCGAGGCGGGCGTGATGCCGGAGGAGCGCCTGCTCCGCGAGATGGGAGACTTCAACGAGCAGCTGGTGAGGGCGGGGATCATGCTTGCGGGCGAGGGGCTCAAGCCCAGCTCCGAGGGCAAGCGGGTTCACTTCTCCGGCGATAAGCGGACGGTGATCGACGGGCCCTTCGCCGAGACCAAGGAGCTGATCGCCGGCTTCTGGCTGTGGCAGGTCAGCTCGATCGAAGAGGCCGTGGAGTGGGTGAAGCGGATTCCCAACCCGACCGGGGAAGAGTCGATCGTAGAGATCCGTCCGGTGTTCGAGACCGAGGATTTCGCGGAGGTCGATCCGACCGGGGAGGTGCGGGCCCAGGAGCAGCGCCTGCGGGCGGAGATGGAGGGGCGATAG